One Streptomyces drozdowiczii DNA segment encodes these proteins:
- a CDS encoding nucleoside triphosphate pyrophosphatase: MAPMTAPRRLVLASASPARLGLLRQSGFQPEVIVSGVDEDALTADTPADLALVLAKAKAAVVAALPEAAGALVIGCDSVLELDGRALGKPADAEEATARWKSMRGRAGILRTGHSLTDTTTGRTVSRTASTTVRFGEPTDAEIAAYVASGEPLHVAGAFTLDGRSAPFVDSIEGDPGNVIGLSLPLLRRLLGELGVQVTDLWA; this comes from the coding sequence ATGGCGCCCATGACCGCACCCCGCCGCCTCGTTCTCGCCTCCGCCTCCCCGGCCCGCCTCGGCCTGCTCCGCCAGTCCGGCTTCCAGCCCGAAGTCATCGTCAGCGGCGTGGACGAGGACGCCCTCACCGCGGACACCCCCGCAGACCTCGCCCTCGTCCTCGCGAAGGCGAAGGCGGCCGTGGTCGCCGCGCTCCCCGAGGCCGCCGGCGCCCTGGTCATCGGCTGCGACTCGGTCCTGGAGCTCGACGGCCGGGCGCTCGGCAAGCCGGCCGACGCCGAGGAGGCCACCGCCCGCTGGAAGTCGATGCGCGGCCGCGCCGGGATCCTTCGGACCGGGCACAGCCTGACGGACACCACGACCGGCCGCACGGTCTCCCGGACGGCGTCCACCACGGTGCGCTTCGGTGAGCCGACGGACGCCGAGATCGCCGCCTACGTCGCCTCCGGCGAACCGCTGCACGTCGCGGGGGCCTTCACCCTGGACGGGCGCTCGGCGCCCTTCGTGGACTCCATCGAGGGCGACCCGGGCAACGTCATCGGGCTCTCGCTCCCGCTGCTGCGCCGCCTGCTGGGTGAACTGGGCGTCCAGGTCACCGACCTCTGGGCCTGA